The following are encoded together in the Streptomyces tendae genome:
- a CDS encoding ATP-binding protein — MLWALLCHSRLDVQIQPDDFAAVHTARRAVTQHALHWGLTPVSDDATLLVSELVTNALEHSMGPASLAVTPLKCGVRVEVCDALTSVPVRRRENSEATSGRGLLLVEALANSWGVETRETGKRVWFEIYA, encoded by the coding sequence ATGCTGTGGGCTCTCCTGTGCCACTCACGCCTCGACGTCCAGATCCAACCGGACGACTTCGCCGCCGTGCACACCGCGCGCCGGGCGGTGACCCAGCATGCGTTGCACTGGGGTCTGACGCCGGTCAGCGACGACGCGACCTTGCTCGTGTCCGAGCTGGTCACCAATGCTCTTGAACACTCGATGGGGCCCGCGTCGCTGGCTGTGACACCGCTGAAGTGCGGTGTGAGGGTGGAAGTCTGTGACGCGCTTACATCCGTGCCGGTTCGCCGACGCGAGAACTCGGAAGCCACCTCCGGGCGGGGACTGCTGCTGGTCGAAGCCCTCGCCAATTCGTGGGGTGTTGAGACACGCGAAACCGGCAAACGAGTCTGGTTCGAGATCTACGCTTAG
- a CDS encoding 3'-5' exonuclease has product MPVPYEDTARRKIMPEQAEQRILDAFDSPKADGGTEWGTLFRKTSCGVAYAWGEADYNGHYGVRELCDICPPEQIALCEKAWVKPSLEAVEREARVLGVTGDIEVNDRAIVVEGLDEPPRYYLQHGFGYQCHNRNKPHHYHQHGRAPSAGKRRTEPRQHELRHLARATRRRRRRQRRQPARPRRSRCAAHPGGALRQEHRRLVADTSEPSRHPLCHPVHGLTNDALADKPAWAEVASRVHAFLGSTWISAHNTHTDYRVLSAHLPGWKPAGVLDTLRLAKSTFPGLGKYSLDRLIEHVQPDLSEAPGARHRATFDAYAAAQLLIAMASRYDTWDQMVAAAVPHGLPGAPEPEKDPTLW; this is encoded by the coding sequence ATGCCCGTTCCCTACGAGGACACGGCCCGACGGAAGATCATGCCGGAGCAGGCCGAACAGCGCATCCTTGACGCCTTCGACTCGCCCAAGGCCGACGGCGGGACCGAGTGGGGCACGCTGTTCCGCAAGACGAGCTGCGGAGTCGCCTACGCCTGGGGTGAGGCCGACTACAACGGCCACTACGGCGTTCGAGAACTGTGCGACATCTGCCCGCCCGAACAGATCGCGCTGTGCGAGAAGGCATGGGTGAAGCCCTCGCTGGAGGCTGTCGAACGCGAAGCGCGCGTCCTCGGCGTGACCGGCGACATTGAGGTCAACGACCGTGCCATCGTCGTCGAGGGACTGGACGAGCCGCCCCGCTACTACCTGCAGCACGGCTTCGGTTACCAGTGCCACAACCGGAACAAGCCCCACCACTACCACCAGCACGGCCGGGCCCCATCGGCTGGGAAGCGGAGGACGGAGCCCAGACAGCATGAACTTCGCCACCTGGCCCGCGCTACTCGTCGTCGACGTCGAAGGCAACGGCGCCAACCCGCCCGACCTCGTAGAAGTCGCTGCGCTGCCCATCCGGGAGGGGCGCTCCGACAAGAGCACCGCAGGCTGGTGGCTGACACGTCCGAACCGTCCCGTCACCCCCTTTGCCACCCGGTGCACGGCCTGACCAACGACGCCCTGGCCGACAAGCCGGCGTGGGCCGAAGTCGCGAGCCGGGTACACGCCTTTCTGGGCAGCACCTGGATCTCCGCCCACAACACGCACACCGACTACCGCGTGCTCAGCGCGCACCTGCCCGGCTGGAAGCCCGCCGGCGTCCTGGACACGCTTCGGCTGGCCAAGAGCACCTTCCCGGGCCTTGGCAAGTACAGCTTGGACAGGCTCATCGAGCATGTGCAGCCCGATCTCAGCGAAGCCCCCGGTGCCCGGCACCGGGCCACCTTCGACGCCTACGCCGCGGCACAGCTCCTCATCGCCATGGCTTCCCGTTACGACACCTGGGACCAGATGGTCGCTGCGGCGGTACCGCACGGCCTGCCTGGCGCCCCCGAACCAGAAAAGGACCCCACGCTGTGGTGA
- a CDS encoding toxin Doc, with amino-acid sequence MSETLYVDVSWLLDVQDIALGHDDVSVTDYSALVAAVARHKTRTPTLAESNPDAAWRAAALLHTIVRLEPLPHRNSLFAAFITTQYLDQSGEGIDPPYGALSDLIRKARETRLKIYDIADTLRSWRI; translated from the coding sequence ATGAGCGAGACCCTGTACGTAGATGTCTCGTGGCTCCTGGACGTTCAGGACATCGCCCTCGGCCACGACGACGTGTCGGTCACCGACTACTCGGCCCTTGTCGCGGCCGTCGCCCGCCACAAAACCCGCACACCGACGCTCGCCGAGTCCAACCCCGACGCCGCCTGGCGTGCTGCCGCGCTCCTGCACACCATCGTGCGGCTCGAACCGCTCCCCCACCGCAACAGCCTCTTCGCCGCCTTCATCACCACCCAGTACCTCGACCAGTCCGGTGAAGGCATCGACCCACCGTACGGAGCGCTGTCCGACCTGATCAGAAAAGCCCGCGAGACCCGGCTCAAGATCTACGACATCGCGGACACCCTCCGCTCTTGGCGCATCTGA
- a CDS encoding DUF6228 family protein: MTTWLEAGEQMASLASDIRQFLAGEQQ, from the coding sequence GTGACCACCTGGCTGGAGGCCGGCGAGCAGATGGCTTCCCTGGCTTCCGACATCCGGCAGTTCCTCGCCGGAGAGCAGCAGTGA
- a CDS encoding transposase family protein — MAGVLRAERVWVETFTGLRLEQFERLLKAVRDRGGNGTLRGRPWCLPLAERVLVVAVYYRTNLTMRQLGPLFGISSSTVCRVIQRLGPLLALEPVSRPGDAADRLWIVDGTLIPVRDRKVGSSSRNYRFSANVQVIVGAHTRLVIAAARPVPGTTADAHAWRASGLAGHCQDVTVLADGAYLNCGMVTPHRKRPRRELLPGEEDDNAAHRKVRARVEHVIGRMKNYKILRDCRQHGDGLHHAVQAVAHMHNLALAS, encoded by the coding sequence ATGGCTGGGGTGTTGAGGGCTGAACGCGTGTGGGTGGAGACGTTCACGGGGCTGCGGTTGGAGCAGTTCGAGCGGCTGCTGAAGGCGGTCCGTGACCGCGGTGGCAACGGGACTCTGCGGGGCCGACCGTGGTGTCTTCCGCTGGCCGAACGGGTCTTGGTGGTGGCCGTGTACTACCGCACGAATCTGACCATGCGGCAGCTCGGGCCGCTGTTCGGGATCTCGTCGTCGACGGTGTGCCGGGTGATCCAGCGGCTCGGTCCGCTGCTCGCACTGGAGCCCGTCTCCCGACCAGGCGATGCGGCCGACCGGTTGTGGATCGTGGACGGCACCCTCATCCCGGTCCGCGACCGGAAGGTCGGCTCCTCGTCACGCAACTACCGGTTCTCGGCAAACGTGCAGGTCATCGTGGGCGCCCACACCCGCCTGGTCATCGCCGCGGCCCGGCCGGTGCCGGGCACCACCGCGGACGCGCATGCCTGGCGTGCCTCCGGCCTGGCCGGGCACTGCCAGGACGTGACCGTCCTGGCGGACGGCGCCTACCTCAACTGCGGCATGGTCACCCCACACCGCAAACGCCCCCGACGCGAGCTGCTGCCGGGCGAGGAAGACGACAACGCGGCGCACCGCAAGGTCCGTGCAAGGGTGGAGCATGTGATCGGCCGGATGAAGAACTACAAGATCCTCCGCGACTGCCGGCAACACGGCGACGGCCTCCACCACGCCGTCCAGGCCGTTGCCCACATGCACAACCTCGCCCTCGCATCATGA
- a CDS encoding IS110 family transposase: MIDTGDIDVFLGLDVGKGEHHATAVTPAGKKAFDKRLPNTEPKLRELFAKLQAKHGTVLVVVDQPASIGALPLAVARDMGCPVAYLPGLTMRRIADLYPGEAKTDARDAFIIADAARAMPHTLRAIDGEDETVAELEMIVGFDDDLAGEATRVANRLHGLLTQIHPSLERVLGPRLQHPAVLALLERFGSPAQIRKAGRRRLVTLLRPKAPRMAERLVEEIFAALDEQTVTVPGTDAASLIVPSLASSLTAVLDQRKLLAGRIEELLEAHPLSKVLISMPGVGVRTGARILIEVGDGSTFPTAGHLAAYAGLAPATRSSGSSIRGEQPSRRGNKQLKRAFFLSAFAALGDPASRAYYDKKVAQGKHHTQALLCLARRRADVLFAMLRDGTFYEPQPSASIT, from the coding sequence GTGATCGACACCGGCGACATCGACGTCTTCCTCGGCCTGGACGTCGGCAAGGGCGAACACCACGCCACCGCCGTCACCCCGGCCGGGAAGAAGGCGTTCGACAAGCGGCTGCCCAACACCGAACCCAAGCTCCGCGAGCTGTTCGCGAAACTCCAGGCCAAGCACGGAACGGTGCTGGTCGTGGTCGACCAGCCGGCCTCGATCGGGGCCCTGCCGCTGGCGGTCGCGAGGGACATGGGCTGCCCTGTCGCCTACTTGCCCGGCCTGACGATGCGGCGAATCGCCGACCTCTACCCAGGCGAGGCCAAGACCGACGCGAGGGACGCGTTCATCATCGCCGACGCCGCCCGAGCGATGCCCCACACGCTGCGGGCGATCGACGGCGAGGACGAGACAGTCGCCGAGCTGGAGATGATCGTCGGCTTCGACGACGACCTGGCCGGCGAGGCAACCCGGGTCGCCAACCGGCTGCACGGCCTGCTCACCCAGATCCATCCGTCGCTGGAACGGGTCCTGGGGCCGCGGTTGCAGCACCCAGCCGTCCTCGCCCTGCTGGAGCGGTTCGGCTCACCCGCCCAGATCCGCAAGGCGGGCAGGCGCCGACTGGTCACGTTGTTACGGCCGAAGGCGCCGCGGATGGCCGAGCGGCTGGTCGAAGAGATCTTCGCGGCCCTGGACGAGCAGACCGTCACCGTTCCCGGCACGGACGCGGCCTCACTGATAGTCCCGAGCCTGGCCAGCTCACTGACGGCCGTCCTGGACCAGCGCAAACTACTGGCCGGGCGAATCGAGGAACTGCTGGAGGCACACCCTCTTTCGAAGGTCCTGATCTCGATGCCGGGAGTCGGCGTCAGGACCGGAGCCAGGATCCTGATCGAGGTCGGCGACGGCAGCACCTTCCCGACCGCCGGCCACCTCGCCGCCTACGCCGGTCTCGCCCCGGCAACCCGCAGTTCAGGGTCGTCGATCCGCGGCGAACAGCCGTCCCGGAGGGGAAACAAGCAGCTCAAACGGGCCTTCTTCCTCTCCGCGTTCGCTGCCTTGGGCGACCCGGCGTCGCGGGCCTACTACGACAAGAAAGTCGCCCAGGGCAAGCACCACACCCAGGCCCTGCTCTGCCTCGCCAGACGGCGGGCAGACGTCCTCTTCGCGATGCTCCGCGACGGAACCTTCTACGAACCGCAGCCATCGGCCTCAATCACATGA